The genomic stretch CTGACCGACCCCGAGGCCGTACGCCCCGCCGTGACCGGCCGCGACGCCGTCCTGTCCGGTCTCGGCGCCCGCAGCCGCAAGGACGCCGGAGTCACCACCCGGCTCACCCGCGCGGTGCTGCGGGCCATGGAGGCCGAGGGCACGCGGCGGCTGCTGGTGGTGAGCGCGGCCCCGCTCGGACCGGCCGCGCCGCAGGACGGCCCGCTCGACCGCGCGATGCGTGCCATGGTCTCCGCGGTCCTCAAGGGCGTCTACGACGACCTCAGGGAGATGGAGGCGGAGCTCGCCCGCAGTGCCGTGGACTGGACCTCGGTGCGTCCGCCCCGCCTCCAGGAAAAGCCGCTCACCGGGATGTACCGCACGGTGGTCGGCGGCACCCCGGCCAGGAGCCGCTTCATCGGCCGCGCGGACGTGGCGCACGCGATGCTGGCGATGACCGAGGACGCGGGGACGGTGAAGCAGGGGGTGGGTGTGGCCTACTGAACTCTGCGCGCTAGAGGCTTACGCCGACCGTCACCGGCTCGTTGACCAGCGTGATCCCGAAGGCCTCGCGGACTCCGCCGACGACCTCGCGGGCCAGCGCCAGCAGGTCCTCGGTGGTCGCCGCGCCCCGGTTGGTGAGGGCGAGGGTGTGCTTGGTGGAGATCCGCGCGGGCCCGCTGCCATAGCCCTTGGTGAAGCCCGCCTTGTCGATCAGCCAGGCGGCGGAGGTCTTGGTGCGCCCCTCCCCCGCCGGGTAGGCCGGGGGCTCCACGCCGTCGCCGAGCCGCTCCTGCACGCGCGCGCGGAAGGCCGCAAACTGTTCGTCGGTGAGGATCGGGTTGGTGAAGAACGATCCGGCCGACCAGGTGTCGTGGTCCTCGGGGTCCAGGACCATGCCCTTTCCGGCACGCAGCTTCAGGACGGTCTCCCGCGCGGAGGCCAGCGGCACCCGGTCACCGGGCTCGACGCCAAGGGCACGGGCGGTCTCGGCGTACTTGATCGGCCCGGACAGCCCGTCGGCGTCCTCCAGCTCGAACCGGACGCGCAGGACGACATACCGCTCGGGGTCCGCCTTGAAGCGGCTGTGACGGTAGGAGAAGGCGCACTCCTCGTTCGTCAGCGTGACGGTCTCGCCGCTGCGTCGGTCGTAGGCGATCACCTCGGTGATGGTGGAGGAGACCTCCTGGCCGTACGCGCCCACATTCTGGATCGGGGTCGCGCCCGCCGAGCCGGGGATGCCGGCCAGGCACTCGACGCCGGCGAGTCCGGCCTCGACGGTGCGGGCGACGGCGTCGGTCCACACCTCGCCCGCGGCGAGCTCCATGCGCGTGCCGACGATTTCGAGGCCCTTGGTGGCGATGACCAGCGCGGTTCCCTCGAAGCCCTTGTCGCCGATGACCAGGTTCGAGCCGCCTCCGATCAGCAAGAGCGGCGTGCCCGCGGCGTCGGCCTCGCGGACGGCGGCGATCACCTCGGCATCGGTGGTGGCGGTGACCAGCCGGGTGGCCGGTCCGCCCAGCCGGAAGGTGGTCAGCGGGGCGAGCGGGGCATCGTGGAGTTCCTGCACGCGCTCAAGGGTACGAGAACGGCCCCACCGCTCAGGGCAGGGCCGTCTTCGGTACGACATCCAGGGCTCAGCTCAGCCGGCGGGCGGCCTCGGCCCAGTCGAGCGGGAGCTCGTCGCTCCTGGCCGTCCAGGTGGCGAACTTCGCGTCCCGCATGAGGGGGGCCAGGCCCCGGGAGGTCGGGGCGTGAGTGCCGGAGCGGGCGAAGGTCTTGAGGGCCTGCGGCGACTCCCAGGCGGACAGGGTCCAGAAGGTCCGCTTGAGCGGCTGCGCCTTCAGGGTGGCGCCGTACGCGCCGGGCGCCCGGCTGACCTGCCGCCACACGCCCGGGGTGCGGAGGAAGAACTTCAGCGCGCCCCAGCGGCTGCGAGTCTCGAAGCGGGAGGCGAAGACATGCACCTCGGTGCCGGTGGGCGGGGTGTTCGGGACGGTCCAGGGAAGGGTGGGCATGGTGTCCTCCTCAGCGGCCGACGGTCTCGAGTACGGGGGCGGGTGTCTCCGGGCTCTCGATGCGCTCGGCGCGCTTGCGGCCCGGGATGCACAGGGCGGCGACTCCGGCGACGGCGACCAGCGAGGCGCCGGTCACGAGGGCGGGCTTCAGTCCGTCGACGAAGGTCTGTCCGGTCTCGTAGCCGCCCTGGGCCGCGAAGATCGACGACATGATGGCGATGCCGAGCGCGCCGCCCACCTCGCGCAGCGCGTTGTTGGCGCCGGAGGCGATGCCCTGTTCCGAGGCCCGGACGCTGGACATGACCAGGGCGGAGGCGGGTGCGAAGAACAGGGCCATGCCGACGCCGCTGATGACGAGGCCGGGCAACTGGATGCCGTAGGAGGCGTCCGCGGTGATGACGTAGGACAGGTAGCCGAGGCCCGCGGCCTGGAGGAAGAGGCCGGTGGCGACGACCGGGCGGCCGCCGATCCGGTCGGAGAGGATGCCGGCGATCGGCGCGACCAGCATCGGCATACCGGTCCAGGGCAGCATCCGCAGTCCCGCCTCGGTGGGCGAGTAGCCGAGCACGCCCTGCATGTACTGGCTGAGCAGGAAGATCGAGCCGAACATGCCGAGGAACATCAGCATGCTCGCGGCGTTGATCCCGGAGAAGGCGCGGGAGCGGAACAGCCGCATCGGCAGCATCGGGTTCTTGGCGCGGGTGCTGTAGAGGACGAAGCCGACGAGCAGGGCGCCGCCGGCGAAGAGGCCGGTGAGGACCAGGGGCGCGGTCCAGCCGTCGGCGGGGCCGCGGACCAGGCCGTAGACGATGCCGAAGAGGCCGCCGCTGGCCAGGAGGGTGCCGGGGACGTCGAGCGGGGCGCCGGTGCCGTGCGACTCGGCGAGGCGCAGCCGGGCGAGCGGGAGCAGGATCAGGCCGAGCGGAACGTTCAGCCAGAAGATCCACTGCCAGGAGATGTGTTCGGTGAGGCTGCCGCCGATGAGCGGCCCGGAGGCGACCGCAAGCCCGTTGACCGCGCCCCAGATCCCGAACGCCATCCCGCGCTTGGCGGCGGGCACGGCGGCCGTCAGCAGGGTCAGCGTCAGCGGCATCATGATCGCCGCTCCGACGCCCTGCACCGCGCGGGCGGCGATCAGGGAGTCGATGCCGGGTGCCATGGCCGCGGCGGCGGAGGCGCCGGTGAAGATCGTGATCCCGACGAGGAAGAGCCGGCGGCGCCCGAAGCGGTCGCCGAGCGCCGCGCCGAACATCAGCAGGACGGCGAAGGTGAGCGTGTAGGCGCTCACCGTCCATTCCAGGTCGTGCAGTCCCCCGCCGAGGTCCTCCCGGATGGAGGGCAGCGCGGTGGTGACGACCAGGTTGTCCAGGGCTGCCATGAATCCGGCGACGCTGGTGATGACGAGGGCCCAGACGGGTCCTCCACGAGGTGCGGTCTGCTGTGACATCTCTCCCCCAGAGGGTGTTCAGCCAGTTCGGTTAGTAATTGATGACTAACTTCTGCGATCATGAAAAGGCGCCGGAACGCCTTCCTTGTGCCTCAGTGTTCGAGCCGCCCCTTGGTGCGGGCGGACGGGTAGAGCCCCTCCCACACCCGGTGCTCGGGCGGGAATCCCATGGCGACCAGGCAGTTGACGAGCATGCCGTACGCCATGAAGGTCGTCGTCTCGTCGATGTCGGCCCCGAGCGGCAAGTGAACGGTGTCCCACAGCCGCATCCAGCCGTCGCGCACCGCCGCGCCGAACTCGTGGTCACCCTCCTCCTCGGCAGCCCCCACGGCGACGTACGTCTGCATCTGCATGAGCAGCCGCTCCGGGTGCTCGGCGATGACCTGGGTGTACGCGTTCGCCATGGCATGCAGGGCCTCTTCACCCTCCAGCCCCTTGGAGGCCTCGGCGAAGGTACGGATGGTCTCCTCGACGCAGCGAGTCGCAGCCGCCAGGAAGATCGCCTTCTTGCCCGGGAAGAGCCGGAAGAGGTACGGCTGCGACACCCCGACCCGCTTGGCGATCGCCTCGGTCGACGTGCCGTGATAACCGCCGCGGGCGAACTCGCTCATCGCCGCGCGGATGACGCTCTCGCGCCTCTCTTCTGCGCTCATCCTGACCATGAGAAGTAAGTTAGTACTCAATCACTAACTTCGTCAAGGGCTGGGGTACCACTGGTGTGAGCGGTCGGGGACCCAGCAGTAAGGGGCGCCCCACGAGGGAGGACGCCCCTTACATCGCAGCCACGCGTGCGTGCCGTCAGGCCAGGCGTACGACCGCCCGGGACATGCCCAGTACCTTCTGGCCCGCGCTGGTGGCCGTCAGGTCCACGCGGACCGTGTTGTCGTCGAGCTTGGCCGCGACCTTGCCGCTGACCTCGATCGTGGCGCCCTGGTCGTCGTTCGGGACGACGACGGGCTTGGTGAAGCGGACGCCGTACTCGACGACCGCGCCCGGGTCACCGGCCCAGTCGGTCACCACGCGGATCGCCTCGGCCATGGTGAACATGCCGTGCGCGATGACGTCCGGCAGCCCGACCTCCTTGGCGAACTTCTCGTTCCAGTGGATCGGGTTGAAGTCGCCCGAGGCGCCCGCGTACTGGACGAGCGTGGCACGAGTCACAGGGAACGTCTGCGCGGGCAGCTCGGTGCCGACCTCGACGTCGCCGTACGAAATCTTCGCCGTCATGGTGTTGCTCACGCCTCCTCGGCCGCGCGGGCGACCAGCTTCGTCCAGGCGGTCACAACGTGCTCCCCCGCCTCGTCGTGGACCTCGCCGCGGATGTCCAGGATGTCGTTGCCCGCGAGGGACTTGATCGCCTCGATGGTCGAGGTGACCGTCAGCCGGTCCCCGGCGCGCACCGGACGGGCGTAGGCGAACTTCTGGTCGCCGTGCACCACCCGGCTGTAGTCCAGGCCGAGCTGAGGGTCGGCGACGACCTCGCCGGCCGCCTTGAACGTGATCGCGAAGACGAAGGTCGGCGGGGCGATCACATCGGGGTGGCCGAGCGCCTTGGCGGCCTCCGGGTCCGTGTACGCAGGGTTGGCGTCCCCCACCGCCTCCGCGAACTCACGGATCTTCTCGCGGCCGACCTCGTAGGGATCGGTGGGCGGATAGGTCCGCCCGACGAAGGACTGGTCGAGCGCCATGGGCTCGGCACCTCCTGGTGTCTGCTGTGACTTCCCGGTCTGCTCTGAGCTTGCCGGAGCCGGGCCCGAGGGGGGTTACCGCTCGGTTCCGGCCGACGAAACGACGCGAGGCCGCCCCCTGTTACGGGGACGGCCTCGCGTACGAGCCTGATTTATCGCGTCTCGCGGTGCGCGGTGTGCGCGTTGCAACGCGGGCAGTGCTTCTTCATCTCCAGTCGGTCCGGGTTGTTACGCCGGTTCTTCTTGGTGATGTAGTTCCGCTCCTTGCACTCCACGCAGGCCAGCGTGATCTTCGGGCGGACGTCGGTGGCAGCCACGTGAGTGCTCCTTGACGAACGGATAGGATTGATTTAACGCAAAGAAGAGTAGCCGATCGAAGGACCGACCCCACAATCGGCTACTGTCAGTAGCGGTGACCGGACTTGAACCGGTGACACAGCGATTATGAGCCGCTTGCTCTACCGACTGAGCTACACCGCTGTGATGCGATCAGTTCCCGTCTTGCGACGGGAACCTTTCACACCAGAGCCCCAAAACGGAATCGAACCGTTGACCTTCTCCTTACCATGGAGACGCTCTGCCGACTGAGCTATTGGGGCGAGCGATGAAGACATTACACGCTCCGCCGCCGTTCACCCAAATCCGTTTCGCGGCACCCTCGGCACCCGGATCGGCGCCCCGATCCGGCGGGCTTCCCAGGCGCCTCAGCCGTCACCGCCAGGGCCCCTTCCCGCAGCTCTCGCACGCCGGACCACACCGGTACGACTATTGCGCTCCTCCCGGCCGCGAGCGGATCACCACCCTAGGCTCGACTCACTCTGCGTGATCTTGCGTCCCGGCGCGGTTCCGCGCATAGGAGCGGTTCCGCGCGTAGTACCCCGAGCACGTCGCAGTCCCGAGCACCGAGCACCTGGAGCGCGATGCCCGACAGTCAGCCCCAGCCGCCCCACTCGTCGTCCTCCTCGTCGTCCCCGGGGCCGTCCGGGCCGTCCGACCCGGCCGCTCTGCTGCTGTGCGGGGCACGCCTCACCGACGGCCGCACCGTGGACGTCCGGCTGGGCGGCGGGCGCATCGAGGCGGTGGGCACGGCCGGGAGCCTGACGGCGAGCGGCACGCATGCGTGCGGCGCGCGCGTCGACCTCACCGGCTATCTCCTCCTCCCGGCCCCCGCCGAACCGCACGCCCACGGCGACACCGCTCTCTCCGCCGACGCGGGCGGTCCGGTCTCGTACGACCCCCAGGACGTCCAGCGCCGGGCGACCGAGGCCGCCCTCCTCCAGCTCGGCCACGGAGCTACGGCGGTCCGCGCGCACGTACGCGTGGGCGACGTCCAGGGCCTGGGCGCCCTGTCCGCCGTCCTGCGCGCCCGGCGTTCGCTGCGCGGGCTCACCGAGCTGACCGCGGTGGCGATGCCCCGGCTGCTGACCGGCGTGGCCGGCGCGGACGGTCTTGCGATGCTGCGGGACGCGCTGAAGATGGGCGCGTCGGTGGTCGGCGGCTGTCCCGACCTGGACCCCGATCCGACGGGCTATGTGGAGGCGCTCCTGGAACTGGCCTCCGAGCACGGCTGCCCCGTCGACCTCCACACCGATGCCGACGACCCGGCCCGCCTGTCCCGACTGGCGGCGATGGCGGGCGGCCTGCGCCCAGGAGTGACCCTCGGCCCCTGCGGCGGCCTCGGGCGCCTGCCGGCCGACGCGGCATCCCGCACGGCCGACCAACTCGCCGCCGCCGGCGTGACCGTGGTGTGCCTGCCCCAGGGCGGCTGCGGCGGCGTGGAGCGCCGGGGCTCGGCTCCGGTACGGCTGTTGCGGGCGGCCGGGGTGCGGGTGGCGGCCGGGAGCGGCTCCCTGCGGGACGTGTCCAACCCCGTGGGCCGCGGCGACCCCCTGGAGGCGGCGTACCTCCTCGCCTCCCGCTACGGCGTCGGTCCCGAAGACGCCTACGACACGGTGAGTTCGGCCGCCCGGACGGTCCTCGGCCTCCCCGAGATCCGCGTCGAGGCGGGCTTCCCCGCCGACCTGCTCGCCGTACGCGGCGACCGGCTCTCGGGCGCGCTGTCGTTGGCGTACAGCCGCATCGTGGTCCACCGGGGGCGCGTGGTGGCGCGGACGAGCGCGGTGCGGGAGTACTGCAACTCGGCGGCGGCAGTGGAGTTGGGGCTGCCTCGGCAGGGGCGGGGGGAGGTTTCCTGATGGCGCGCGGGGCCGGGCAGGGGCGCGTGTAGTTGGGGACGCGCGGGGCGTGTGAATCGAGTTGCACGCCGGGCGTGCGGGATTCGGTGTGCGCGGGGCGCAGGGGAATTGGGGTGCGCGGGCGTGACGGGCGCGCGCCGTGCTCGGGGGGGGGCGCTTTCCGGGCCGGGCACGGCTGAGCGCGGCAGGGCGTGACGGCGTGCGGCAGGGTGCGATGGCGCGCGATTGGGTGAGCGCGAGCCGGGCGCGGGGCGCCGAGGGAACTCGTGCGGCGAATGCGGCCGTCCGGGCGTACGGTCGAAGACATGCGCATTGTCATCGCTGGTGGTCATGGTCAGATCGCGCTGCGTCTGGAGCGGCTGCTCTCCGCGCGCGGGGACGAGGTCGCGGGCATCATCCGCCGTGCCGATCAGGGCGACGATCTGCGGGAGGCGGGTGCCGAACCGGTGCTGCTGGACCTGGAGTCGGCAACGCTGGAGGAGGTCGCGGCGCATCTTCAGGGTGCGGACGCGGCGATCTTCGCGGCGGGCGCCGGACCGGGCAGCGGGGCGGCCCGCAAGGAGACGGTCGACAAGGACGCGGCGATCCTGTTCGCGGACGCGGCGGTACGGGCGGGCGTGAGCCGGTACGTGGTCGTGTCGTCGATGGGCGCGAACGCCAAGCACGAGGGCAGTGAGGTCTTCGACGTCTACCTGCGGGCGAAGGGCGAGGCGGACGAGTACGTCCGCGGCCTGGACGCCCTGGACTGGACGATCCTGCGCCCCGGCATGCTGACGAACGACGCCGGCACCGGACTGGTCCGTCTGGAGGCCCACACGGGCCGTGGCCCGATCCCCCGCGACGACGTGGCCGCCGCCCTGGCGGAGCTGATCGACACCCCGGCCACGGCCGGACTGACCCTGGAACTGATCAGCGGCTCAGCACCGGTGACGGTCGCGGTGAAGTCGGTCGCGGGCAACTGAGGCCGCCTCAGAACAACGGCAGCTGACCGGGCATCTCGGGCACGACGTACCCGTCCAACGACGGCTGCGCGGCCCCGAGTTCGGCCATGCGCCGCGACCCGGGGCACGAAACGAGCTCTCCGCTCCCCCGAGCTCCGGCCGGATCATGCCGGGCGAACCGCCCAGCCACCACAGCGATCTCCCGACGGCACTCGGGGCAACTCCTACGACGAGCGGACATGCGCCCAGTGTGCCTGGCCCCTGTCCGCCGACCGAGGCGGCCGCATACGAAGAGACCCCCTCCGGATCGTGTTTCCACAATCCGGAGGGGGTCTTCCCCAAAGTGGCGGCGCCAGGATTCGAACCTGGGAAGGCTGAGCCGGCAGATTTACAGTCTGCTCCCTTTGGCCGCTCGGGCACACCGCCGGGGGTTTGCTGCCGTTCGAACGGCCTCTCGGCCGCGCTCCCTGGCAACGACGTAAACAATACCCGATGCGGAGGGGTGCTTCGCCACCCGATTGATCTCGGCCCCGGGGACCGGGGGTGGCTAGGCTTGTCCGGATGCGGCCCGGGATCTTTGCCGGGCTCGGCGGTCGCCCCCACGTACGCCGATACGCACCCGACACGGACCCCGATACAAGGAGCCACAGGACATGGCCGACTCCAGTTTCGACATCGTCTCGAAGGTCGAGCGGCAGGAGGTCGACAACGCCCTCAACCAGGCCGCCAAGGAGATCTCCCAGCGCTACGACTTCAAGGGCGTGGGCGCCTCGATCTCATGGTCCGGTGACAAGATCCTCATGGAGGCGAACTCCGAGGACCGGGTGAACGCTGTCCTCGACGTCTTCCAGTCCAAGCTGATCAAGCGCGGCATCTCGCTGAAGGCCCTGGACGCGGGCGAGCCGCAGCTCTCCGGCAAGGAGTACAAGATCTTCGCGACGATCCAGGAGGGCATCTCCCAGGAGAACGCCAAGAAGGTCGCGAAGATCATCCGGGACGAGGGCCCCAAGGGCGTGAAGGCCCAGGTCCAGGGCGACGAGCTCCGGGTCAGCTCCAAGAGCCGCGACGACCTCCAGGCCATCATCGCCCTCCTGAAGGGCAAGGACTTCGACTTCGCCCTTCAGTTCGTCAACTACCGGTAATCCGCTACCGGTAATCCGCGAGAGAGGGT from Streptomyces davaonensis JCM 4913 encodes the following:
- a CDS encoding UDP-N-acetylmuramate dehydrogenase: MSYRRRPCPERWGRSRTLERVQELHDAPLAPLTTFRLGGPATRLVTATTDAEVIAAVREADAAGTPLLLIGGGSNLVIGDKGFEGTALVIATKGLEIVGTRMELAAGEVWTDAVARTVEAGLAGVECLAGIPGSAGATPIQNVGAYGQEVSSTITEVIAYDRRSGETVTLTNEECAFSYRHSRFKADPERYVVLRVRFELEDADGLSGPIKYAETARALGVEPGDRVPLASARETVLKLRAGKGMVLDPEDHDTWSAGSFFTNPILTDEQFAAFRARVQERLGDGVEPPAYPAGEGRTKTSAAWLIDKAGFTKGYGSGPARISTKHTLALTNRGAATTEDLLALAREVVGGVREAFGITLVNEPVTVGVSL
- a CDS encoding NAD(P)-dependent oxidoreductase encodes the protein MKLTVFGATGGIGQEIVRQALTAGHQVTAVVRDPARLPVTGAGLEVFRADLTDPEAVRPAVTGRDAVLSGLGARSRKDAGVTTRLTRAVLRAMEAEGTRRLLVVSAAPLGPAAPQDGPLDRAMRAMVSAVLKGVYDDLREMEAELARSAVDWTSVRPPRLQEKPLTGMYRTVVGGTPARSRFIGRADVAHAMLAMTEDAGTVKQGVGVAY
- a CDS encoding MaoC family dehydratase, which codes for MTAKISYGDVEVGTELPAQTFPVTRATLVQYAGASGDFNPIHWNEKFAKEVGLPDVIAHGMFTMAEAIRVVTDWAGDPGAVVEYGVRFTKPVVVPNDDQGATIEVSGKVAAKLDDNTVRVDLTATSAGQKVLGMSRAVVRLA
- a CDS encoding DUF3291 domain-containing protein, with translation MPTLPWTVPNTPPTGTEVHVFASRFETRSRWGALKFFLRTPGVWRQVSRAPGAYGATLKAQPLKRTFWTLSAWESPQALKTFARSGTHAPTSRGLAPLMRDAKFATWTARSDELPLDWAEAARRLS
- a CDS encoding TetR/AcrR family transcriptional regulator, producing the protein MVRMSAEERRESVIRAAMSEFARGGYHGTSTEAIAKRVGVSQPYLFRLFPGKKAIFLAAATRCVEETIRTFAEASKGLEGEEALHAMANAYTQVIAEHPERLLMQMQTYVAVGAAEEEGDHEFGAAVRDGWMRLWDTVHLPLGADIDETTTFMAYGMLVNCLVAMGFPPEHRVWEGLYPSARTKGRLEH
- a CDS encoding YajQ family cyclic di-GMP-binding protein is translated as MADSSFDIVSKVERQEVDNALNQAAKEISQRYDFKGVGASISWSGDKILMEANSEDRVNAVLDVFQSKLIKRGISLKALDAGEPQLSGKEYKIFATIQEGISQENAKKVAKIIRDEGPKGVKAQVQGDELRVSSKSRDDLQAIIALLKGKDFDFALQFVNYR
- a CDS encoding amidohydrolase family protein; amino-acid sequence: MPDSQPQPPHSSSSSSSPGPSGPSDPAALLLCGARLTDGRTVDVRLGGGRIEAVGTAGSLTASGTHACGARVDLTGYLLLPAPAEPHAHGDTALSADAGGPVSYDPQDVQRRATEAALLQLGHGATAVRAHVRVGDVQGLGALSAVLRARRSLRGLTELTAVAMPRLLTGVAGADGLAMLRDALKMGASVVGGCPDLDPDPTGYVEALLELASEHGCPVDLHTDADDPARLSRLAAMAGGLRPGVTLGPCGGLGRLPADAASRTADQLAAAGVTVVCLPQGGCGGVERRGSAPVRLLRAAGVRVAAGSGSLRDVSNPVGRGDPLEAAYLLASRYGVGPEDAYDTVSSAARTVLGLPEIRVEAGFPADLLAVRGDRLSGALSLAYSRIVVHRGRVVARTSAVREYCNSAAAVELGLPRQGRGEVS
- the rpmG gene encoding 50S ribosomal protein L33, giving the protein MAATDVRPKITLACVECKERNYITKKNRRNNPDRLEMKKHCPRCNAHTAHRETR
- a CDS encoding MFS transporter translates to MSQQTAPRGGPVWALVITSVAGFMAALDNLVVTTALPSIREDLGGGLHDLEWTVSAYTLTFAVLLMFGAALGDRFGRRRLFLVGITIFTGASAAAAMAPGIDSLIAARAVQGVGAAIMMPLTLTLLTAAVPAAKRGMAFGIWGAVNGLAVASGPLIGGSLTEHISWQWIFWLNVPLGLILLPLARLRLAESHGTGAPLDVPGTLLASGGLFGIVYGLVRGPADGWTAPLVLTGLFAGGALLVGFVLYSTRAKNPMLPMRLFRSRAFSGINAASMLMFLGMFGSIFLLSQYMQGVLGYSPTEAGLRMLPWTGMPMLVAPIAGILSDRIGGRPVVATGLFLQAAGLGYLSYVITADASYGIQLPGLVISGVGMALFFAPASALVMSSVRASEQGIASGANNALREVGGALGIAIMSSIFAAQGGYETGQTFVDGLKPALVTGASLVAVAGVAALCIPGRKRAERIESPETPAPVLETVGR
- a CDS encoding MaoC family dehydratase N-terminal domain-containing protein yields the protein MALDQSFVGRTYPPTDPYEVGREKIREFAEAVGDANPAYTDPEAAKALGHPDVIAPPTFVFAITFKAAGEVVADPQLGLDYSRVVHGDQKFAYARPVRAGDRLTVTSTIEAIKSLAGNDILDIRGEVHDEAGEHVVTAWTKLVARAAEEA
- a CDS encoding SDR family oxidoreductase encodes the protein MRIVIAGGHGQIALRLERLLSARGDEVAGIIRRADQGDDLREAGAEPVLLDLESATLEEVAAHLQGADAAIFAAGAGPGSGAARKETVDKDAAILFADAAVRAGVSRYVVVSSMGANAKHEGSEVFDVYLRAKGEADEYVRGLDALDWTILRPGMLTNDAGTGLVRLEAHTGRGPIPRDDVAAALAELIDTPATAGLTLELISGSAPVTVAVKSVAGN